The Patagioenas fasciata isolate bPatFas1 chromosome 25, bPatFas1.hap1, whole genome shotgun sequence genome includes a region encoding these proteins:
- the MAP7D1 gene encoding MAP7 domain-containing protein 1: protein MRSRGGERRASSHVGPGGAGRRGSARLGQPSAPPRHAMERSRAGREPQPRSQPAQGKPPSLMGDSVPPPTPPAPSPGGALQGERTPPQHDRPVPPATVPSEKTVSPVPPAITASEKNISPVPAAVTPSRQPVCPPAVTSPPKSSIPQHDRPVPPAVTPSGQPVSPTPTAMAPSAESVPPWCDSSTPGPPCTPTMEHPKEEVSPHAAGQPVPVPAAPCPGETLPHGSDPPAPTAGKGVPSDAKSPLGSTAGPSKDVPPRSDRSTPATASPAPAASSRPKQDTQKAQARHKQAKERREERAKYLAAKRVLWLEKEEKARLLREKQLEERRKRLEEQRLKAEKRRAVLEERQRQKLEKNKERYEAAIQRSAKKTWAEIRQQRWSWAGALHHGSPAHKDGASRCSVSAVNLPKHVDSIINKRLSKSSATLWNSPSRNRSLQLSPWESSIVDRLMTPTLSFLARSRSAVTLSGNGKEQVPVCPRSASASPLSPCHNHRLQHRCRDRRKVAAGSPDVTPRRRTESSPKKKEKKEKERENAKERSALSRERSLKKRQSLPAAQSRLLPAADSSPGPKNRPSSPATPKARPASPSPAPSSPHKPPLPRSAHSSPKVRARAREERGEQESKVKARERKEEERGPAPPAPPESPKVPTEPTTAAPAAPSPAPATPPGRAPAGTTDREEAARLLAEKRRQAREQREREERERREQEEQERRMQEERVQRAAEEQSRRDALARQREEERRLQEEREAQEKARAEREETERLQRQREEAEARAREEAERQRLEREKHFQREEQERLERKKRLEEIMKRTRKSDAADAKKKEDKKVVNGKAAEQEDVPGREKRAGPMPKEEELPETETPSTGTPGGLKGPAGEALQPSSPAKEVASLVNGVQPGKHENGFSGTGGPPELLELSHHGTSPGSIIPFGDKEPFLKQAVVKPPQVTEVL, encoded by the exons atgCGCAGCCGGGGCGGGGAGCGCCGAGCGTCCTCCCACGTcgggccggggggagcggggcggcgcGGCTCGGCTCGGCTGGGCCAGCCCTCTGCGCCTCCCCGCCACGCCATGGAGAGGAGCCGCGCCGGGCGGGAGCCGCAGCCCCGGTCCCAGCCGGCCCAGG GGAAGCCACCGTCCCTGATGGGAGACAGCGTGCCCCCCCCGACCCCGCCGGCCCCCTCACCTGGGGGTGCCCTGCAGGGAGAGCGCACCCCCCCCCAGCATGACCGACCCGTCCCTCCAGCCACTGTTCCCTCTGAAAAGACCGTCTCACCCGTCCCTCCAGCCATCACCGCCTCCGAAAAGAACATCTCGCCTGTCCCTGCAGCCGTGACCCCTTCCAGGCAGCCCGTCTGTCCCCCAGCTGTGACGTCCCCCCCCAAGAGCAGCATCCCACAGCATGACCGACCCGTCCCTCCAGCCGTGACACCATCAGGACAGCCCGTGTCCCCCACCCCTACAGCCATGGCCCCCTCAGCAGAGAGCGTCCCCCCATGGTGTGACAGTTCCACCCCTGggcccccctgtacccccaccaTGGAGCACCCCAAAGAAGAGGTGTCTCCCCACGCTGCCGGCCAGCcggtccctgtccctgctgccccgTGCCCGGGAGAGACGCTGCCCCATGGGAGCGATCCCCCAGCCCCGACTGCCGGCAAAGGGGTCCCCTCCGACGCCAAGAGTCCCCTGGGCAGCACGGCTGGGCCCTCGAAGGACGTGCCCCCCCGGAGTGACCGCAGCACCCCAGCCACAGCCTCGCCAGCTCCTGCCGCCAGCTCCCGGCCCAAGCAAG ATACCCAGAAAGCCCAAGCAAGGCACAAGCAGGCGAAGGAGCGGCGTGAGGAACGGGCCAAGTACCTGG CCGCCAAGCGGGTGCTGTggctggagaaagaggagaaggCCCGGCTGCTGCGGgagaagcagctggaggagcGGCGCAAGCGGCTGGAGGAGCAGCGGCTGAAGGCGGAGAAGCGCCGAGCCGTGCTGGAGGAGCGGCAGAGGCAGAAGCTGGAGAAGAACAAG GAGCGCTACGAGGCGGCGATCCAGCGCTCAGCCAAGAAGACGTGGGCAGAGATCCGGCAGCAGCGGTGGTCCTGGGCAGGGGCCCTGCACCACGGCTCCCCCGCACACAAGGatg GTGCGAGCCGCTGCTCGGTGTCCGCTGTAAACCTCCCCAAACACGTCGACTCTATAATCAACAAGCGGCTCTCCAAATCCTCTGCCACCCTCTGGAACTCTCCCAGTAGAA ACCGGAGCTTGCAGCTGAGCCCATGGGAGAGCAGCATCGTGGACCGGCTGATGACACCCACCCTGTCCTTCCTGGCGCGCAGCCGGAGTGCAGTGACGCTGTCTGGGAATGGCAAGGAgcagg TGCCCGTGTGTCCCCGCTCAGCCTCCGCCAGCCCCCTCAGCCCCTGCCACAACCACCGCCTGCAGCACCGCTGCCGTGACAGGCGGAAGGTGGCTGCTGGCAGCCCCGACGTGACACCGCGCCGCAGGACCGAGTCCTCGCCT aagaagaaggagaagaaggagaaggagcggGAGAACGCCAAGGAGCGCAGCGCCCTGTCCCGCGAGCGCAGCCTCAAGAAGCGGCAGTCACTGCCGGCGGCGCAGTCCCGGCTCCTGCCCGCAGCGGACAGCAG CCCCGGCCCCAAGAACCGTCCCTCATCTCCTGCCACCCCCAAAGCCCGTCCGGCatcccccagcccggcccccagctccccccacaaGCCGCCTCTGCCCCGCAGCGCCCACTCCTCTCCCAAGGTGCGGGCCAGGGCGCGGGAGGAGCGGGGGGAGCAGGAGAGCAAGGTGAAGGCGCgtgagaggaaggaggaggagcggGGTCCAGCCCCCCCGGCACCTCCTGAGTCCCCCAAGGTGCCCACAGAACCAACAACAG ccgcccccgcagcccccagccccgcacCCGCCACccccccgggcagagcccccgccGGCACCACGGACCGGGAGGAGGCTGCGCGGCTGCTGGCGGAGAAGCGGCGCCAGGCCCGTGAGCAGCGGGAGCGCGAGGAGCGGGAGCGccgggagcaggaggagcaggagag GCGAATGCAGGAAGAACGGGTGCAGCGGGCGGCGGAGGAGCAGAGCCGCAGGGACGCCCTGGCGCGGCAGCGGGAGGAGGAACGGCGGCTGCAGGAGGAACGCGAGGCCCAGGAGAAGGCACGGGCTGAGCGGGAGGAGACGGAGCGGCTGCAGAGACAG AGGGAAGAGGCCGAGGCAAGGGCGCGTGAAGAGGCTGAGCGGCAGCGCCTGGAGCGGGAGAAGCATTTCCAGCGggaggagcaggagcggctggagaGGAAGAAG CGCCTGGAGGAGATCATGAAGAGAACACGCAAGTCGGATGCGGCAGATGCCAAG AAGAAGGAGGACAAGAAGGTGGTGAATGGGAAAGCGGCCGAGCAGGAGGATGTTCCAG GCCGTGAGAAGCGCGCAGGGCCAATGCCAAAGGAGGAGGAACTCCCCGAGACAGAGACACCGAGCACAGGGACACCGGGGGGGCTGAAGGGCCCAGCGGGCGAGGCGCTGCAGCCGAG ctccccggCCAAGGAGGTGGCATCTCTGGTGAACGGCGTGCAGCCCGGCAAGCACGAGAACGGCTTCTCTGGCACGGGGGGGCcgccagagctgctggagctctCCCATCACGGCACCAGCCCCGGCAGCATCATCCCCTTTGGCGACAAGGAGCCGTTCCTCAAACAGGCCGTGGTCAAGCCCCCCCAGGTGACAG AGGTGCTGTGA
- the LOC136112359 gene encoding uncharacterized protein: MPRRAGPGAAGPGLAALRAAAVLLCAALGPACPQPFPFRDPTLPWSRRLDDLLGRLSPAEMVLQVARGGVMRNGPAPPIPRLGIGPYNWNTECLRGDAEAPGWATAFPQALGLAAAFSPELIYRVANATATEVRAKHNNFTASGRYDDHTGLSCFSPVLNIMRHPLWGRNQETYGEDPFLSGELARSFVQGLQGQHPRYIKASAGCKHFSVHGGPENIPVSRLSFDAKVLERDWRTTFLPQFQACVRAGSYSFMCSYNRINGVPACANKKLLTDILRGEWGFEGYVVSDEAALELIMLGHRYTRTFLETAVASMNAGCNLELSYDMRNNVFMRIPQALAMGNITLQMLRDRVRPLFYTRMRLGEFDPPAMNPYSTLDMSIVQSPEHRNLSLEAAVKSIVLLKNVRGTLPLRARDLRGQRLAVVGPFADNPRVLFGDYAPVPEPRYIYTPRRGLETLAANISVAAGCREPWCHWYSRADMVAAVEAADVVVVCLGTGIDVETEGMDRRDLSLPGHQLELLQDAVQAAAGRPVILLLFNAGPLDVSWAQAHEGVGAILACFFPAQATGLAIARVLLGEAGANPAGRLPATWPAGMQQVPPMENYTMEGRTYRYYGQEAPLYPFGYGLSYTTFQYHDLVLSPPALPICANLSVSVVLQNTGQRDGEEVVQLYLRWEQSSVPVPRWQLVAFRRVAVPAGRETKLFFQVTAEQRAIWAQGWHLEPGAFTLFAGGQQPGQQTRVPSEVLSARFSVTGAARPLRGC; this comes from the exons ATGCCGCGCCGAGCCgggccgggagcggcggggccggggctggcggCGCTCCGGGCCGCCGCCGTGCTGCTGTGCGCGGCGCTGGGACCCGCCTGCCCGCAGCCCTTCCCGTTCCGGGACCCGACGCTGCCCTGGTCCCGCCGCCTGGACGACCTGCTGGGTCGGCTGAGCCCCGCCGAGATGGTGCTGCAG GTGGCGAGGGGGGGAGTGATGAGGAACGGCCCTGCGCCCCCCATCCCGCGGCTGGGGATCGGGCCCTACAACTGGAACACCGAATGCCTGCGGGGCGACGCGGAGGCTCCTGGCTGGGCCACGGCTTTTCCCCAGGCGCTGGGGCTCGCCGCCGCCTTCAG CCCTGAGCTCATTTACCGGGTGGCCAACGCCACTGCCACCGAGGTGCGAGCTAAGCACAACAACTTCACCGCCTCCGGCCGCTATGATGACCACACAGGGCTCAGCTGCTTCAGCCCCGTCCTGAACATCATGAGGCACCCGCTGTGGGGCAGGAACCAG GAGACCTATGGGGAGGACCCATTCCTGAGCGGGGAGCTGGCCCGCAGCTTcgtgcaggggctgcagggccagcacccccGCTACATCAAGGCCAGCGCCGGCTGCAAGCACTTCAGCGTGCACGGAGGCCCTGAGAACATCCCTGTCTCCAGGCTCAGCTTTGATGCCAAG gtgctggagcgggactggCGAACCACCTTCCTGCCCCAGTTCCAGGCGTGCGTGCGTGCTGGCTCCTACAGCTTCATGTGCAGCTACAACAG GATCAACGGTGTTCCTGCCTGCGCCAACAAGAAGCTGCTGACGGACATCCTGCGCGGCGAGTGGGGCTTTGAGGGTTACGTGGTGAGCGACGAGGCGGCCCTGGAGCTCATCATGCTGGGGCACCGCTACACGCGCACCTTCCTGGAGACGGCAGTCG CCTCCATGAACGCCGGCTGCAACCTGGAGCTCTCCTACGACATGAGGAACAACGTCTTCATGCGCATcccccaggctctggccatgggCAACATTACGCTGCAG ATGCTGCGTGACCGGGTCCGGCCCCTCTTCTACACACGGATGCGTTTGGGGGAGTTCGACCCCCCGGCTATGAACCCCTACAGCACCCTGGACATGAGCATCGTGCAGAGCCCCGAACATCGCAACCTCTCGCTGGAAGCTGCTGTCAAGAGCATTGTGCTGCTGAAGAACGTGCGGGGGACGCTGCCCCTCCGGGCCCGAGACCTGCGTGGCCAGCGCCTCGCG GTGGTGGGTCCCTTCGCTGACAACCCCCGAGTGCTGTTTGGGGACTATGCGCCGGTGCCAGAGCCGCGGTACATCTACACTCCCCG AAGGGGGCTGGAGACACTGGCAGCCAACATCAGCGTGGCGGCGGGCTGCCGGGAGCCGTGGTGCCATTGGTACTCACGGGCAGACATGGTGGCGGCGGTGGAGGCAGCCGATGTGGTGGTggtctgcctggggacag GGATCGATGTGGAGACTGAGGGGATGGACCGGCGTGACCTGTCCCTGCCAGGCcaccagctggagctgctgcaggacgCGGTGCAGGCAG ccGCTGGGCGCCCTGTCATCTTGCTGCTGTTCAACGCGGGGCCCCTGGACGTGAGCTGGGCGCAGGCGCACGAGGGCGTGGGGGCCATCCTGGCGTGCTTCTTCCCTGCGCAGGCCACCGGCCTCGCCATCGCCAGGGTGCTGCTGGGCGAGGCAGGGGCCAACCCGGCTGGCAGGCTACCGGCCACGTGGCCCGCGGGCATGCAGCAG GTGCCACCGATGGAGAACTACACCATGGAGGGGCGGACGTACCGCTACTATGGGCAGGAAGCCCCACTGTACCCCTTTGGGTACGGGCTGTCCTACACCACCTTCCAGTACCACGACCTGGTGCTGAGTCCCCCAGCACTGCCCATATGTGCCAACCTCTCCGTGTCCGTGGTGCTGCAGAACACGGGGCAGCGGGATGGCGAGGAG GTGGTGCAGCTGTACCTGCGGTGGGAACAGTCGTCTGTGCCGGTGCCCCGCTGGCAGCTGGTGGCTTTCCGCCGCGTGGCTGTGCCGGCCGGCCGAGAGACCAAGCTGTTCTTCCAGGTGACAGCGGAGCAGCGCGCTATCTGGGCACAGGGCTGGCACCTGGAGCCTGGTGCCTTCACCCTCTTTGCCGGCGGGCAGCAGCCGGGCCAGCAGACGCGAGTGCCCTCGGAGGTGCTGAGCGCACGGTTCAGCGTCACCGGTGCAGCCCGGCCCCTGCGCGGGTGCTAG
- the TRAPPC3 gene encoding trafficking protein particle complex subunit 3 isoform X1, whose protein sequence is MSRQAGRGTESKKMYWYLPFISPSASMHLMNSELFTLTYGALVTQLCKDYENDEDVNKQLDKMGYNIGVRLIEDFLARSNVGRCHDFRETADVIAKIAFKMYLGITPSITNWSPGGDEFSLILENNPLVDFVELPDNHSSLIYSNLLCGVLRGALEMVQMAVDVKFVQDTLKGDSVTEIRMKFIRRIEDNLPAGEE, encoded by the exons ATGTCGCGCCAGGCCGGCCGCGGCACCGAGAGCAAGAAAATG TACTGGTATTTGCCATTCATTTCACCTTCCGCATCTATGCATCTCATG AACTCAGAGCTCTTCACGCTGACGTACGGCGCGCTGGTCACCCAGCTGTGCAAGGACTACGAGAACGACGAGGACGTCAACAAGCAGCTTGACAAAAT GGGTTACAACATCGGCGTTCGGCTCATCGAAGACTTCCTGGCCCGGTCCAACGTGGGAAGATGCCACGATTTCCGTGAAACCGCAGATGTCATTGCAAAG ATAGCATTTAAGATGTACCTGGGCATCACTCCGAGCATCACCAACTGGAGTCCTGGAGGCGACGAGTTCTCCCTGATCTTGGAGAATAACCCCTTGGTGGACTTTGTTGAGCTCCCGGACAACCACTCGTCTCTCATCTATTCCAACCTGCTGTGTGGAGTGCTGCGGGGCGCCCTGGAAATG GTTCAGATGGCCGTCGATGTGAAGTTCGTCCAGGACACACTGAAGGGTGACAGCGTCACAGAAATCAGAATGAAGTTCATCAGGCGGATCGAAGACAATCTTCCCGCCGGTGAAGAGTGA
- the TRAPPC3 gene encoding trafficking protein particle complex subunit 3 isoform X2: MSRQAGRGTESKKMNSELFTLTYGALVTQLCKDYENDEDVNKQLDKMGYNIGVRLIEDFLARSNVGRCHDFRETADVIAKIAFKMYLGITPSITNWSPGGDEFSLILENNPLVDFVELPDNHSSLIYSNLLCGVLRGALEMVQMAVDVKFVQDTLKGDSVTEIRMKFIRRIEDNLPAGEE, from the exons ATGTCGCGCCAGGCCGGCCGCGGCACCGAGAGCAAGAAAATG AACTCAGAGCTCTTCACGCTGACGTACGGCGCGCTGGTCACCCAGCTGTGCAAGGACTACGAGAACGACGAGGACGTCAACAAGCAGCTTGACAAAAT GGGTTACAACATCGGCGTTCGGCTCATCGAAGACTTCCTGGCCCGGTCCAACGTGGGAAGATGCCACGATTTCCGTGAAACCGCAGATGTCATTGCAAAG ATAGCATTTAAGATGTACCTGGGCATCACTCCGAGCATCACCAACTGGAGTCCTGGAGGCGACGAGTTCTCCCTGATCTTGGAGAATAACCCCTTGGTGGACTTTGTTGAGCTCCCGGACAACCACTCGTCTCTCATCTATTCCAACCTGCTGTGTGGAGTGCTGCGGGGCGCCCTGGAAATG GTTCAGATGGCCGTCGATGTGAAGTTCGTCCAGGACACACTGAAGGGTGACAGCGTCACAGAAATCAGAATGAAGTTCATCAGGCGGATCGAAGACAATCTTCCCGCCGGTGAAGAGTGA